In Corallococcus silvisoli, the DNA window CGCGGCGGCGATGTTGCCCTTGCGCACCTCCGCCAGCTCCTCGATGCCGGGCGTCATCTTGTCGAACAGCCGCACGCCCAGGGCGAGCACCGCCACGCCCACGGCCAGCGACAGCCCCACGTGCACGAGCGCCAGGCCCATCAACTGGAGCACCGCCATGGCGGACACGGGCGGGTTCTGCACCGCCAGGTCCACCGCGTCGCTGGTGGCCTTGAGCGCGTGCTGCACGAGCAGGCCCAGCGACACGAGGCTCGTCGCGTGCACCAGCCCGGCGGCGACGTTGCCCTGGCGCAGCTCCTCCACGGGGTGGCTGTCCAGCAGGCGGCTCAGGCCGCGCATGCTCAGGCCGATGCCGAGCGCGGCCACGAGACCGCCGAGGACGACCTTCATGAGTCCGACGACGAAGAGGGTGGGGTCCATGGGGCGCGCGGGACTGTAGCGGAAGTCCCGCGGACCGCCACGGCCCATGGCTCAAGCGCGGGGCGTGCCGTCCTTCCGACGGCGGCTCCACGTCCAGGCGAGGAAGAGCACCGCGCCCCAGCCCGCCGTCGAAGGTCCGCTGCCCACCGAGCAGCCCAGCCCCTTGCGCATGTCGCTCGTCGGGTCGTACTCCACGGTCAGGTGGAAGCTGCACAGCGCCGCGTTGCCCGCAGCGTCGATGGCGGTCACCTGCACGGAGTGCACGCCCGGCGCGAGCGGCGTGCCCACGACGGGGCTGTAGGAGATGTCCGCCGCGGACACGGTGTCCTTGGCGGTGGCGGGCGGATAGTCCGCGCGGGTGCCGGACACCACCGCCGTCTTCAACGTGAGGTCGCTCGGGCAGGTGAGGAGGGGCGGTCGCGAGTCGCGCACCTTGACCTGGATTTCGCAGGTGCTGCGGGTGCCCGCCGCGTCGGTGCGCGTGACCTGGACGCGGGTGAGGCCCAGCGGGAACAGGTCCCCTGACGCGTGCGTGCGGGTGACAGTGCCTTGGGAGGACGTGCCGTCGGTGGATGTGTCCTCCGGCCAGAAGGCATGGGCTCCCTCGGGGCCCTCGGCCTCCACACGGACCTCGCTCACCTTGCACGCGGAGGAGGGCGTCAGGGCGTCGCGCACGGTGACGGTGAACGTGCAGGTGCTCGCGTTGCCGGCGCTGTCCTTCGCCGTCATCGTCACGACGGTGTCGCCCAAGGGCAGCACGCTGCCGTTCTCCGGGCTGTAGCTGATCAGCGGCTGGGGGCTCGTCTCATCCGTCACGGCCACGTTCGGATAGTGGAAGGTGAGGCCCCGGGCCGACCAGGTGTC includes these proteins:
- a CDS encoding DUF350 domain-containing protein, with amino-acid sequence MDPTLFVVGLMKVVLGGLVAALGIGLSMRGLSRLLDSHPVEELRQGNVAAGLVHATSLVSLGLLVQHALKATSDAVDLAVQNPPVSAMAVLQLMGLALVHVGLSLAVGVAVLALGVRLFDKMTPGIEELAEVRKGNIAAALLLCAFLLVIALLTAPGLQAALNGLIPFPQLPTGMLRAPA